Part of the Methylomonas rapida genome is shown below.
GGCTTTCAGCGTGCACAAAATGAACAACGGTACCATGACGGTTCGCGACCAATAGGAAACCTTATCCAGATGGAAGGGGAACCAGGATGGAAACAGCATGATTTCCACCGGAATGTACGGTACGCCTCGCCATGGCAATTGTTCGAACATCGCCAGCGCGATTCGAGTGAACACGTTGGCACGCGCGGCGCCGCCTTGCGCCAGAATCCACTCGCGCAGCTGTTTCATATGGGGGGCATGAATCGAGTCGCCGGCCATTTTCAATGCGTAATAGACTTTAACGCTGCAACTGATGTCGCCGGGCCCGCCGGTAAACAAAGGGTAGCTGCCATCCGGGTTTTTGCGACTTCTTAAGTAGATTGCGATTTTGCGTTGCAATTCTTCGTCGATGTCGTCCAGGTAATGCATCATCATGATGTATTCGGCTGGAATGGTGCAATCGGCTTCCAATTCGAACACCCAGTAACCGGCGGGATTCTGCAGGCCTAGCAAGGAACTCTGCGCGCGCTCGATGGCGCCTTGCAATACGCCGAGCGCTGGCCGGTTGGACGAGACGTTGTTTGACATGTCGGGGCTGCTGGTTTCGATAGGGGATTCTGTAAACATGATGATTCCTTATTGTCCAGTGTGCGATTCGGGTAAGTACTGCCAACCAGGTGTCTTTAGTCCCTGGCTGGTCAGATTGAAAAGTAATGAAAGTAACAGGTTGCTGCGCGCGCTGAGCTTGCAGGCCAAAATCGTGGCCTTGACGCTATTCCGGCTGATCTTGACCTGGCTGGATTCGTTGAAGCTCAGGTTTTGCTTGATCTTTTTCAGTGTCAACACCGCCATGCCCAGCGCCCACAGGCAGAAGTTGCGAATGCCCGTTTCGTGGCGAGGCAGTAATTGGGTATAGGTCAAGGCGTTCTGCAAATGACCGTGCGCGATGCTGATCAGGTGCTCCAGTCCTTTGCGAAAGCGTTCGTCGTTGGTGGTTGGCGTCAAGTCCGCCAGGTTGAAGCCGGTTTCGGTGAAAATGTCTTGCGGCAGCCAGCACACGCCACGCTGAGCATCATCCCAGATGTCTTTCAGAATGTTGGTCATTTGCAAGCCTTGGCCGAATGATACGGAAAGTTTCAGTAATTCGTCGCGATGCGCGTCGATTTGCGGCGAGTAGTGACAAAACAGCTTGGCCAGCATTTCTCCGACGCAGCCGGCTACGTAATAACAGTAATCATCCATGTCTTTCATGGTTTTCAGGCCGGCCCGCAGGTCCAGGGCTTGATAGACCGGCATGCCGTTCGCCATCGTTTCCACGCAACAAGCCAAGGCTTCAATTTGCGCCCGATCCAGGCTGTGCGTGATCGCAATGACCCTAGGGATCAAATGAATCAGGCTGTGTTCGGCGGGAATGGTTTGTGTCGAAAGTAAAGGCGCGAGTTCATCGGCAAAAGCTTGAGCACCTTCGCCTGTTTTGACGATTTGGATGAATTCGCTGCAAAAACGTTTTTTTTGTTCCGCGTTCAGCGAGATTTCGTCTTCGATCGTGTCGACGATACGGCACAACAAATAGGCGTTGGCAACGGCAGGGTACAGATTCTCCGGCAGCTGGGGAATGGTGAGCGCAAAAGTCCGTGAGACTCCTTCGAGTAAAACTGCCTGTAGTTCCGCGTCTGATAATTGCGAAAGCAATTGCGGGTTGGTAATGAGTGGTTGAGGTCCGTTCATGAGCTTTCGATAGCCAACTTAAGTAGTTGAAGCAATGATAGACTGTTTGTTGGGTTTTTGCAAAGTGGTGTTGTTTTACTGCAAATGAATTGTGGGTTTTGGTTTCGTCAATGTGGGTCTATCTCGGTTCTACTTTTAGAATACTTAAATTCTTGTTGTTTATTAAGGTAATTTTAAATGTTCGACGCGGACTTGTCCTGTGTCTTTATTCAGGCGGAAGGGGGTGATGCGGCAGATGTTTTTCGTCGGGAAATGTTGCGTTTTATGATTTGTGCTGGAGAAGACCCAAAAAAAGTAGTATTCTAGCAACAATCGGGTCGTGCTTTTGTCCGAAGTTACGTTTTTCGCTATGTTGTGCGTGCTCGAGTATCGGATTTTGTGGTGATGTATCGATTGTTGTTTTTTCGTAACAGCGATGTTCGCCGGTTGTTTTTAGTTTTGGAGAATGTGCCGTGAGTGTTCCTTTGCGTCAGCAGTTGGCTGTAGGTAGTTATTTGATCAAGCAAAAGCTGAAGGGTGCGAAAAAGTATCCTTTGGTTTTGATGCTGGAGCCCTTGTTCAGATGTAATCTGGCATGCGCCGGTTGTGGCAAGATCGATTATCCGGATGACATCCTCGATAAACGCTTATCGGTCCAGGAATGCTTGGACGCGGTAGACGAATGCGGCGCGCCGATGGTGTCCATTCCGGGCGGCGAGCCTCTGATCCATAAGGAAATGCCGCAAATCGTCGAAGGCATTATTGCGCGGAAGAAGTTCGTTTATTTGTGCACCAATGCGCTGTTGTTGCGAAAACGCATCAACGATTACAAACCGTCGCCGTATCTGACCTTCTCCGTTCATCTGGATGGTTTGAAGGATCGTCATGACGCTTCCGTTTGTCAGGAAGGCGTGTTCGATATTGCCGTCGAAGCGATCAAATTGGCTTTGAGTAAAGGCTTTCGCGTGACCGTCAACTGCACCTTGTTTCAGGGTGAAACTCCGGATGAGGTGGCTGAATTCCTGGATTATGTCACTGAGTTGGGTGTGGAAGGCGTGACTATCGCCCCTGGATTCAGCTACGAGCGTGCGCCAAGACAGGATGTATTCATCAAAGGCGTCGATGTCAAGAATCTATTCCGCGGTATTTTCAAAATCGGCAAAGAGAAAAAGCGCAAGTGGAAGCTGAACCACTCTTCGTTATATCTGGATTTTCTGGCCGGTAACCAAAACTACAACTGCACGCCATGGGGTAACCCGACCCGCAATGTGTTCGGTTGGCAAAAACCTTGTTATTTGCTGGCGGACGAAGGTAACGCCAGTTCCTTCCAGGAATTGATCGATACCACGCCTTGGGATAAATACGGCACAGTCAAGAATCCGAAATGCGCAAATTGCATGGCGCATTGTGGCTATGAGGCAACCGCCGTGGAAGACACGCTGGCAAATCCGTTGAAAGC
Proteins encoded:
- a CDS encoding phytoene/squalene synthase family protein, translated to MNGPQPLITNPQLLSQLSDAELQAVLLEGVSRTFALTIPQLPENLYPAVANAYLLCRIVDTIEDEISLNAEQKKRFCSEFIQIVKTGEGAQAFADELAPLLSTQTIPAEHSLIHLIPRVIAITHSLDRAQIEALACCVETMANGMPVYQALDLRAGLKTMKDMDDYCYYVAGCVGEMLAKLFCHYSPQIDAHRDELLKLSVSFGQGLQMTNILKDIWDDAQRGVCWLPQDIFTETGFNLADLTPTTNDERFRKGLEHLISIAHGHLQNALTYTQLLPRHETGIRNFCLWALGMAVLTLKKIKQNLSFNESSQVKISRNSVKATILACKLSARSNLLLSLLFNLTSQGLKTPGWQYLPESHTGQ
- the hpnH gene encoding adenosyl-hopene transferase HpnH, coding for MSVPLRQQLAVGSYLIKQKLKGAKKYPLVLMLEPLFRCNLACAGCGKIDYPDDILDKRLSVQECLDAVDECGAPMVSIPGGEPLIHKEMPQIVEGIIARKKFVYLCTNALLLRKRINDYKPSPYLTFSVHLDGLKDRHDASVCQEGVFDIAVEAIKLALSKGFRVTVNCTLFQGETPDEVAEFLDYVTELGVEGVTIAPGFSYERAPRQDVFIKGVDVKNLFRGIFKIGKEKKRKWKLNHSSLYLDFLAGNQNYNCTPWGNPTRNVFGWQKPCYLLADEGNASSFQELIDTTPWDKYGTVKNPKCANCMAHCGYEATAVEDTLANPLKALWASIRGPKTSGAMVTEKNPEYVAGGKTSISDIPVKVES